The Mytilus galloprovincialis chromosome 7, xbMytGall1.hap1.1, whole genome shotgun sequence genome has a window encoding:
- the LOC143082501 gene encoding sodium- and chloride-dependent glycine transporter 1-like — MEVKEKHDFDLEDEDKVHIETDSISEESSEEDREQWDKKIEFILSMLGYIVGLGNFWRFPYLCMRNGGGAFLFPFIICCIFIAFPLFFLEVSLGQFTARSTVQCWEVCPLFRGVGMGMVILNVVCALYYVMVVTWTLYYLYNSFISPLPWTTCGNIWNTEQCYNGPITALRNNNYTRAVGYINNTEVHSSLLTAKNFSDVNSTISNSSSYGNFSIDRISSQEEFWQYKVLDMSKGIEEMGSLNLNILICLLVSWVVLFLCLMKGIKSVGKVVYVTATLPYILMIILLVRGLTLPGAMNGIRYYIYPNFTRIGDPKVWIEAAIQVFYSTCVCWGPLITMASYNKFNNNCLRDSAMLITMGEGFSVFGGFVVFSVLGFMAHSNGVEIEDVVKSGPGLIYIAYPEVVAKLPLPNLWAVIFFIMILTIGLDSQFAGIEPIIAVFCDSFRYIRKRRMMFTAVLMASFFLLGLPFCFQGGIYVFQLMDWYIAAFCIPIFGIIECLVFGWIYGADNFSRDIELMIGRPIPIVIRILWCFVTPVLLFILLVMIVVRYESPTYGDYSYPLLANVFGFTYALVPLLPVIICAVITVFQSEGNTVLEKFRNSLRPTMLWQPGDKNERKRYMEMDVIDTQTFSERISLTLLGR; from the exons ATGGaggtaaaagaaaaacatgattttgACTTGGAAGATGAGGACAAAGTTCATATAGAAACGGATTCGATATCAGAAGAAAGTTCAGAAGAAGATCGTGAACAATGGgacaaaaaaatagaatttatttTATCAATGCTCGGCTATATTGTTGGATTAGGAAACTTTTGGAGATTTCCTTACCTATGTATGAGAAACGGTGGCG GTGCCTTTCTATTCCCGTTCATTATCTGCTGCATTTTCATAGCGTTTCCGTTGTTTTTCCTGGAGGTGTCACTTGGACAGTTCACAGCACGGAGCACAGTCCAATGTTGGGAGGTATGTCCTTTATTCAGAG GCGTCGGAATGGGCATGGTGATTTTAAACGTTGTATGTGCTTTATATTACGTCATGGTGGTCACGTGGACATTATACTATCTTTATAACTCTTTTATATCACCACTGCCATGGACAACATGTGGAAATATTTGGAATACAGAACAATGTTACAATGGACCAATTACTGCATTACGCAATAATAATTATACTCGTGCTGTGGGATATATAAATAATACCGAAGTGCATTCCAGTCTTTTGACTGCGAAAAACTTCAGTGACGTTAATAGTACAATATCTAATTCGTCATCTTACGGAAATTTTTCCATTGACCGAATATCTAGTCAAGAAGAATTTTGGCA aTATAAAGTTTTAGACATGTCGAAAGGAATAGAAGAGATGGGAAGTTTAAATCTAAACATACTTATTTGTCTGCTTGTATCCTGGGTAGTTCTCTTTCTATGTCTAATGAAAGGGATAAAATCCGTTGGGAAA GTAGTCTATGTGACAGCTACTTTGCCATATATTTTAATGATCATTTTGTTAGTCAGAGGGTTAACATTACCAGGAGCGATGAATGGAATTCGATATTACATATATCCCAATTTTACTAGAATAGGAGATCCAAAG gTGTGGATTGAGGCAGCAATTCAAGTATTTTATTCAACATGTGTTTGTTGGGGACCTCTTATCACTATGGCGAGTTATAATAAATTCAACAATAATTGTTTAAG AGATTCTGCGATGCTGATCACAATGGGAGAAGGTTTTAGTGTTTTTGGTggatttgttgttttttctgttCTTGGGTTTATGGCACATTCCAACGGTGTTGAGATAGAGGATGTTGTTAAATCAG ggcCTGGTTTGATTTATATAGCATACCCAGAAGTTGTAGCCAAACTGCCACTACCCAATCTTTGGGCTGTTATATTCTTTATCATGATATTAACCATTGGGTTGGATTCGCAA TTTGCAGGTATTGAGCCTATTATTGCCGTTTTCTGTGACAGTTTCCGATATATAAGGAAAAGAAGAATGATGTTTACTGCCGTTTTAATGGCGTCTTTCTTTTTGTTGGGACTGCCCTTTTGTTTTCAG GGTGGAATATATGTTTTTCAACTAATGGACTGGTATATAGCTGCCTTTTGTATTCCAATTTTTGGAATTATTGAATGTTTGGTATTTGGTTGGATATATG GAGCCGACAATTTTTCTAGAGATATAGAACTGATGATTGGTCGGCCTATCCCAATAGTAATAAGGATATTATGGTGCTTTGTCACGCCAGTATTACTTTTT ATCTTACTGGTTATGATCGTGGTTCGATATGAATCACCAACGTATGGAGATTACAGTTACCCACTGTTAGCGAATGTATTTGGGTTTACCTACGCCTTAGTCCCACTACTTCCTGTGATAATATGTGCCGTTATAACCGTTTTTCAGTCTGAAGGAAATACTGTATTAGAG aaatttagaAACTCTTTACGACCAACTATGTTATGGCAACCAGgagataaaaatgaaagaaaaagataCATGGAAATGGATGTAATAGATACACAGACATTCTCAGAAAGAATCAGTTTGACACTTTTGGGTCgataa